In Streptococcus gallolyticus subsp. gallolyticus DSM 16831, the sequence AAGTCGTACGTGTTGTGGCAACGTCAGCTGTTGTCAAACGAGCTTTTTGGTGCACATCAGTATAAGCAAACCCTTTGACCATATCGCCAATCTTATGCTCACCTTCTGCCTTATCTAGCATAAAAGTCACGCCATCTTTTTGCACAAAATACGCTTTCGCATTCTCATCAATCACAAGACCTGTGATAATAGTGGCAAGTAAATTATTCATGTATTCTTTCCTTTATAAAAGGAGGTGGAAAGTCCACCCCCATACCTTCTTTTTGATTAGACTTCAAGCAATTCTTTTTCTTTGTTAGCTGTCATAGCATCGATGTGTTTAACAGCTTCGTCAGTTGCTTTTTGAATGTCTTTTTCAAGAACTTTCAATTCGTCTTCAGTGATTTCTTTAGCTTTTTCTTGTTTTTTAGCTTCGTCCATAGCATCACGACGGATATTACGGATAGCAACTTTAGCATTTTCACCGACTTTTTTCACTTCTTTAGCGAGTTCTTTACGAGTTTCTTCAGTAAGTGCAGGAATAACCAAACGAATCACTGAACCATCGTTAGCAGGGTTAATACCAAGGTCTGAAGCATTGATAGCATGTTCAATATCTTTCAAAGATGATTTATCAAATGGTGAAATCAAAAGAACACGTGCTTCTGGAACTGTGATAGAAGCCAATTGATTAAGTGGTGTCATGGCACCGTAGTATTCTACTTGGATACGGTCCAAAAGAGATGCGTTAGCACGACCAGCACGGATAGCTGCAAATTCGCGTGCCAATGAACTGTGTGATTGTTCAAAGCGTTCTTTAGCTTTTTCGATAATAGCATTAGCCATAGATTTTATTAATCCTCATTTCTTATTTTTTGGAAAATAGCAGAGCTGATAAATTATTTTTTGTGGTGTTCAGCTTTATTTGAAACAGTTGTACCAATGGCTTCACCAAAGACAACACGTTTAATATTACCAGCTTCATTCATGTTAAAGACAACAAGGTCAATATCGTTGTCCATTGAAAGGGTAGAAGCTGTTGCGTCCATAATTTTAAGTCCACGTTGAATGACTTCGCCATGTGTCAATTCATCGAATTTCACGGCATTAGCATCTTTCTTAGGATCGGCATTATAGACACCATCAACACCATTTTTCGCCATTAAAATAGCTTCTGCTTCAATTTCAGCAGCACGAAGGGCAGCTGTTGTATCTGTTGAAAAGTATGGTGAACCAATACCAGCACCAAAAATGACAATGCGACCTTTTTCAAGATGACGAAGTGCACGACCACGAATATAAGGTTCTGCTACATTTTGCATTGGAATAGCTGTTTGAACACGAGTATCAACTCCATATTGTTGCAAACTATCAGCCATTACAAGGGCATTCATCACTGTACCTAACATACCAGTGTAATCGGCTTGTACGCGGTCCATACCAGCTGCGGCAGCTGGTTCTCCACGCCAAAGATTTCCCCCACCAATAACCAAAGCAATTTCAACACCTGAACTATGTACT encodes:
- the frr gene encoding ribosome recycling factor; the protein is MANAIIEKAKERFEQSHSSLAREFAAIRAGRANASLLDRIQVEYYGAMTPLNQLASITVPEARVLLISPFDKSSLKDIEHAINASDLGINPANDGSVIRLVIPALTEETRKELAKEVKKVGENAKVAIRNIRRDAMDEAKKQEKAKEITEDELKVLEKDIQKATDEAVKHIDAMTANKEKELLEV
- the pyrH gene encoding UMP kinase, whose amino-acid sequence is MEPKYKRILIKLSGEALAGEKGVGIDLTTVQTIAKEIAEVHSSGVEIALVIGGGNLWRGEPAAAAGMDRVQADYTGMLGTVMNALVMADSLQQYGVDTRVQTAIPMQNVAEPYIRGRALRHLEKGRIVIFGAGIGSPYFSTDTTAALRAAEIEAEAILMAKNGVDGVYNADPKKDANAVKFDELTHGEVIQRGLKIMDATASTLSMDNDIDLVVFNMNEAGNIKRVVFGEAIGTTVSNKAEHHKK